In a single window of the Gadus chalcogrammus isolate NIFS_2021 chromosome 20, NIFS_Gcha_1.0, whole genome shotgun sequence genome:
- the LOC130373470 gene encoding gamma-crystallin M3-like, with translation MGKIIFYEDKNFQGRSYEGMSDCADMSSHLSRCNSCRVESGCFMVYERNNYMGNQHFMKRGEYPDYMSMMGMGSGIRSCRMIPMYKGQYRMKIYERENFGGQSNEMMDDCDNIQDRYRMSDCQSCNVMDGHWLMYEQPQYRGRMMYMRPGEYRSFRDMMSGQRFMSMRRITDMC, from the exons ATGGGCAAG ATCATTTTCTACGAGGACAAAAACTTCCAGGGCCGCTCCTATGAGGGCATGAGCGACTGCGCCGATATGTCTTCTCACCTTAGCAGGTGCAACTCCTGCAGGGTGGAGAGTGGCTGTTTCATGGTCTATGAGAGGAACAACTACATGGGAAACCAGCACTTCATGAAGAGGGGAGAGTACCCCGACTACATGAGCATGATGGGCATGGGCAGTGGCATCAGGTCCTGCCGTATGATCCCCATG TACAAGGGCCAGTACAGGATGAAGATCTACGAGAGGGAGAACTTCGGTGGTCAGTCCAATGAGATGATGGATGACTGTGACAACATCCAGGATCGTTACCGCATGTCCGACTGCCAGTCCTGCAACGTGATGGACGGACACTGGCTGATGTACGAGCAGCCCCAGTACAGAGGCAGGATGATGTACATGAGGCCCGGAGAGTACAGGAGCTTCAGGGATATGATGAGCGGCCAGAGGTTCATGAGCATGAGGCGTATCACTGATATGTGTTAA
- the LOC130373467 gene encoding gamma-crystallin M1-like codes for MMGKITFYEEKNFQGRSYECMSDCSDMSSYMSRCQSCRVESGCFMLYERNNYMGQQFFMRRGEYNDMHRMQSMGMMFDNIRSCRMIPFHRGQFRMKIYERENFGGQSNELMDDCDNIQERYRMSDCQSCNVMDGHWLMYEQPQYRGRMMYMRPGEYRSFREMMSGQRFMSMRRITDMC; via the exons ATGATGGGCAag ATCACTTTCTACGAGGAGAAGAACTTCCAGGGTCGCTCCTATGAGTGCATGAGCGACTGCTCCGACATGTCCTCCTACATGAGCAGGTGCCAGTCCTGCAGGGTGGAGAGCGGCTGCTTCATGCTCTATGAGAGGAACAACTACATGGGCCAGCAGTTCTTCATGAGAAGGGGAGAGTACAACGACATGCACCGCATGCAGAGCATGGGAATGATGTTTGACAACATCAGGTCCTGCAGAATGATCCCCTTT CACAGAGGCCAGTTCAGGATGAAGATCTACGAGAGGGAGAACTTCGGTGGTCAGTCCAATGAGCTGATGGACGACTGTGACAACATCCAGGAGCGTTACCGCATGTCCGACTGCCAGTCCTGCAACGTGATGGACGGACACTGGCTGATGTACGAGCAGCCCCAGTACAGAGGCAGGATGATGTACATGAGGCCCGGAGAGTACAGGAGCTTCAGGGAGATGATGAGCGGCCAGAGGTTCATGAGCATGAGGCGTATCACTGACATGTGTTAA
- the LOC130373465 gene encoding gamma-crystallin M1-like, whose protein sequence is MMGKITFYEEKNFQGRSYECMSDCSDMSSYMSRCQSCRVESGCFMLYERNNYMGQQFFMRRGEYNDMHRMQSMGMMFDNIRSCRMIPFHRGQFRMKIYEREDFGGQSNEMMDDCDNIQERYRMSDCQSCNVMDGHWLMYEQPHYKGRMMYMRPGEYRSFRDMGMSGQRFMSMRRITDMC, encoded by the exons ATGATGGGCAag atCACTTTCTACGAGGAGAAGAACTTCCAGGGTCGCTCCTATGAGTGCATGAGCGACTGCTCCGATATGTCCTCCTACATGAGCAGGTGCCAGTCCTGCAGGGTGGAGAGCGGCTGCTTCATGCTCTATGAGAGGAACAACTACATGGGCCAGCAGTTCTtcatgaggaggggagagtacAACGACATGCACCGCATGCAGAGCATGGGAATGATGTTTGACAACATCAGGTCCTGCAGAATGATCCCCTTT CACAGAGGCCAGTTCAGGATGAAGATCTACGAGAGGGAGGACTTCGGTGGTCAGTCCAACGAGATGATGGACGACTGTGACAACATCCAGGAGCGTTACCGCATGTCCGACTGCCAGTCCTGCAACGTGATGGACGGCCACTGGCTGATGTACGAGCAGCCCCATTACAAGGGCAGGATGATGTACATGAGGCCCGGAGAGTACAGGAGCTTCAGGGATATGGGCATGAGCGGCCAGAGGTTCATGAGCATGAGGCGTATCACTGACATGTGTTAA